Proteins co-encoded in one Ruegeria sp. HKCCD4315 genomic window:
- a CDS encoding DNA-directed RNA polymerase subunit alpha, translating into MIHKNWAELIKPTQLEAKPGNDPARQATLVAEPLERGFGLTLGNALRRVLMSSLQGAAITSVQIDNVLHEFSSVAGVREDVTDIILNLKQVALRMEVEGPKRLSINAKGPAIVTAGDISESAGIEVLNRDHVICHLDDGADLFMELTVNTGKGYVSAEKNKPEDAPIGLIPIDAIYSPVKKVAYDVQPTREGQVLDYDKLTLKIETDGSITPEDALAFAARILQDQLSIFVNFDEPESASRQDEDDGLEFNPLLLKKVDELELSVRSANCLKNDNIVYIGDLIQKTEAEMLRTPNFGRKSLNEIKEVLSGMGLHLGMDVEDWPPDNIEDLAKKFEDAF; encoded by the coding sequence ATGATCCACAAGAATTGGGCAGAATTGATCAAGCCGACCCAGCTGGAAGCCAAGCCGGGCAACGATCCCGCACGTCAGGCGACCCTGGTTGCCGAACCGCTGGAGCGTGGCTTTGGTCTGACCCTGGGCAACGCCCTGCGCCGCGTTCTGATGAGCTCGCTGCAAGGTGCGGCCATCACCAGCGTTCAGATCGACAACGTCCTGCACGAGTTTTCCTCGGTCGCAGGTGTTCGTGAAGACGTTACCGATATCATTCTGAACCTCAAGCAGGTTGCCCTGCGCATGGAAGTCGAAGGCCCCAAGCGCCTGTCGATCAATGCCAAAGGCCCGGCAATTGTCACTGCGGGTGACATCAGCGAAAGCGCTGGCATCGAGGTTCTGAACCGCGATCACGTCATCTGTCACCTGGACGATGGCGCCGATCTGTTCATGGAACTGACCGTCAACACCGGCAAAGGCTATGTCTCGGCTGAGAAGAACAAGCCCGAGGATGCACCTATCGGTCTGATCCCGATCGACGCGATCTATTCGCCGGTCAAAAAGGTTGCCTACGACGTTCAGCCGACCCGTGAAGGTCAGGTTCTGGACTATGACAAGCTGACCCTGAAGATCGAAACCGATGGTTCGATCACACCGGAAGACGCGTTGGCCTTTGCTGCTCGCATCCTGCAGGATCAGCTGTCGATCTTCGTCAACTTCGACGAGCCGGAATCGGCAAGCCGTCAGGACGAGGACGATGGTCTGGAGTTCAACCCGCTGCTGCTGAAGAAAGTGGACGAGCTGGAACTGTCGGTCCGTTCGGCAAACTGCCTGAAGAACGACAACATCGTTTACATCGGCGATCTGATCCAGAAAACCGAAGCCGAGATGCTGCGCACCCCGAACTTCGGCCGCAAGTCGCTGAACGAGATCAAAGAAGTGCTGTCCGGCATGGGTCTGCACCTCGGCATGGATGTCGAGGATTGGCCGCCTGACAACATCGAAGATCTGGCCAAGAAATTCGAAGACGCGTTCTAA
- the rpsK gene encoding 30S ribosomal protein S11: protein MARDKTRVKRKERKNIASGVAHVNSTFNNTKILISDVQGNAISWSSAGTMGFKGSRKSTPYAAQMAAEDAGKKAQEHGVKTLEVEVQGPGSGRESALRALAAVGFNITSIRDVTPIAHNGCRPPKRRRV, encoded by the coding sequence ATGGCACGTGACAAGACTCGCGTTAAGCGCAAAGAGCGTAAGAACATCGCATCGGGCGTTGCCCATGTGAATTCGACCTTCAACAACACTAAGATCCTGATCTCGGACGTGCAGGGCAACGCCATTTCGTGGTCGTCTGCCGGTACCATGGGCTTCAAGGGATCGCGGAAATCGACCCCCTACGCCGCTCAGATGGCTGCAGAAGATGCAGGCAAAAAGGCGCAGGAACATGGCGTCAAGACGCTGGAAGTCGAAGTTCAGGGCCCCGGTTCGGGTCGTGAATCGGCTCTGCGCGCGCTGGCTGCCGTGGGCTTCAACATCACGTCGATCCGCGACGTGACCCCGATTGCTCACAACGGCTGCCGCCCGCCGAAGCGTCGCCGCGTCTAA
- the rpsM gene encoding 30S ribosomal protein S13: protein MARIAGVNIPTAKRVPIALTYITGIGNTSAKAICEAVGIEATRRVNELSDAEVLKIREYIDENFTVEGDLRREVQMNVKRLMDLGCYRGLRHRRNLPVRGQRTHTNARTRKGPAKAIAGKKK, encoded by the coding sequence GTGGCACGTATTGCCGGCGTAAACATCCCGACTGCCAAGCGGGTACCTATCGCCCTCACATATATCACCGGAATCGGCAACACCTCGGCCAAAGCGATCTGCGAAGCCGTGGGCATTGAAGCGACCCGTCGCGTCAACGAACTGTCCGACGCCGAAGTTCTGAAAATCCGTGAATACATCGACGAAAACTTCACCGTCGAAGGTGACCTGCGTCGTGAAGTTCAGATGAACGTCAAGCGCCTGATGGACCTGGGCTGCTACCGCGGTCTGCGTCACCGCCGCAACCTGCCGGTTCGCGGTCAGCGCACCCACACCAACGCTCGTACCCGCAAAGGCCCCGCAAAGGCCATCGCTGGTAAGAAGAAATAA
- a CDS encoding adenylate kinase — protein MNIILLGPPGAGKGTQAQHLVETRGMVQLSTGDMLREAKTSGTEMGQKVAEIMDSGQLVTDEIVIGLIEEKLTTEKGAGFIFDGFPRTLAQADALAALLTKMGQSLHTVIEMRVDDEVLVQRIVGRAEEARAAGKPVRADDNEDSVRIRLMEYYKKTSPLIGYYHAKGDLRPVNGLASIEEVTASIEAILG, from the coding sequence ATGAACATCATTCTTTTGGGCCCCCCGGGGGCAGGCAAGGGCACGCAAGCGCAGCATCTGGTTGAAACCCGCGGCATGGTGCAACTGAGCACCGGCGACATGTTGCGCGAAGCCAAGACCAGCGGAACGGAGATGGGCCAGAAAGTTGCCGAGATCATGGACTCGGGCCAACTGGTCACCGACGAGATCGTGATCGGCCTGATCGAAGAAAAGCTGACGACCGAAAAGGGTGCAGGCTTTATCTTTGATGGCTTCCCGCGCACACTGGCGCAGGCTGACGCTTTGGCGGCTTTGCTGACCAAGATGGGCCAGTCGCTGCACACGGTGATCGAAATGCGCGTCGACGACGAGGTTCTGGTGCAGCGCATCGTTGGCCGCGCTGAAGAGGCGCGCGCGGCGGGCAAGCCGGTGCGGGCGGACGACAACGAAGACAGCGTTCGTATTCGCCTGATGGAGTACTACAAAAAGACTTCTCCGTTGATTGGGTATTATCATGCCAAGGGCGACCTGCGCCCGGTCAATGGTCTGGCCAGCATCGAAGAAGTCACCGCCTCGATCGAGGCGATTCTCGGCTGA
- the secY gene encoding preprotein translocase subunit SecY — protein MVSAAEQMAANTSWAALGKATDLRNRILFTLGLLIVYRLGTFIPVPGIDGQALREFMEQAGQGIGGMVSMFTGGALGRMGIFALGIMPYISASIIVQLLTSMVPALEQLKKEGEQGRKKINQYTRFGTVALATVQAYGLAVSLEAGDLATDPGMFFRMSTMITLVGGTMFLMWLGEQITARGIGNGISLIIFVGIIAEVPAALAQFFASGRSGAISPAVIVGVIVMVIAVITFVVFMERALRKVHIQYPRRQAGMKVYEGGSSHLPVKVNPAGVIPAIFASSLLLLPVTISTFSAGAANGPIMSWMLANFGPGQPLYLLFFASMIVFFAYFYTFNVSFKPDDVADNLKKQNGFVPGIRPGKKTAEYLEYVVNRVLVLGSAYLAAVCLLPEILRNQFAIPFYFGGTSVLIIVSVTMDTIQQVQSHLLAHQYEGLIEKSQLRGKSKKRGRKGPARR, from the coding sequence ATGGTATCAGCAGCAGAACAAATGGCAGCCAATACAAGCTGGGCTGCTTTGGGCAAAGCCACCGATCTGCGCAACCGCATCCTGTTCACGCTGGGTTTGCTGATCGTCTATCGTCTGGGCACCTTTATTCCGGTGCCGGGGATCGACGGGCAAGCGCTGCGCGAATTCATGGAACAGGCGGGGCAAGGCATCGGCGGCATGGTTTCGATGTTCACCGGCGGAGCGCTGGGGCGGATGGGTATCTTTGCCCTCGGCATCATGCCCTATATTTCGGCCTCGATCATCGTGCAGCTGCTGACATCCATGGTTCCCGCGCTTGAGCAACTCAAGAAAGAGGGCGAACAGGGCCGCAAGAAAATCAACCAGTACACCCGCTTCGGCACCGTGGCTCTGGCCACTGTGCAGGCTTATGGTCTGGCGGTCTCGCTGGAAGCAGGGGATCTGGCGACCGATCCGGGCATGTTCTTCCGTATGTCGACCATGATTACCCTGGTCGGCGGCACCATGTTCCTGATGTGGTTGGGTGAACAGATCACCGCGCGCGGTATCGGCAATGGTATCTCTTTGATCATCTTCGTCGGCATCATCGCCGAGGTTCCCGCCGCGCTGGCGCAGTTCTTTGCCTCGGGACGTTCGGGCGCCATCAGCCCCGCAGTGATCGTTGGCGTGATCGTCATGGTCATCGCTGTGATCACTTTTGTGGTCTTTATGGAACGTGCGTTGCGCAAGGTTCACATTCAGTATCCGCGTCGTCAGGCCGGTATGAAAGTCTACGAAGGCGGCTCCAGCCACCTGCCGGTCAAAGTGAACCCGGCGGGCGTGATCCCTGCGATCTTTGCCAGCTCGTTGCTGCTGCTGCCGGTAACGATCTCAACCTTCTCGGCAGGTGCTGCGAACGGACCGATCATGTCGTGGATGCTGGCCAATTTCGGCCCCGGACAGCCGCTGTATCTGTTGTTCTTCGCTTCGATGATCGTGTTCTTTGCGTATTTCTATACGTTCAACGTGTCGTTCAAGCCCGATGACGTGGCGGACAACCTGAAAAAGCAAAACGGTTTTGTGCCGGGTATCCGTCCGGGTAAAAAGACCGCCGAGTATCTGGAATACGTGGTCAACCGTGTTCTGGTTCTGGGCTCGGCCTATCTGGCGGCGGTCTGCCTGTTGCCCGAGATTCTGCGAAACCAGTTCGCTATCCCGTTCTATTTCGGCGGCACCTCGGTTCTGATTATTGTCTCTGTAACCATGGATACAATCCAACAGGTTCAGAGCCATCTGCTGGCGCATCAATACGAAGGGCTGATTGAAAAGTCCCAACTGCGCGGTAAGAGCAAGAAACGCGGCAGGAAGGGACCCGCTCGTCGATGA
- the rplO gene encoding 50S ribosomal protein L15, which translates to MKLNELRDNPGAAPKRTRVGRGPGSGKGKMGGRGIKGQKSRSGVAINGYEGGQMPLYQRLPKRGFSKPNRKAFAVVNLGLIQKFVEAGKLDASAAITEDALVASGLVRRKLDGIRVLAKGEISAKVNLEVTGASKSAVEAVEKAGGSLKVTKAAAAE; encoded by the coding sequence ATGAAACTGAACGAATTGCGCGACAATCCTGGCGCCGCACCGAAACGCACGCGCGTTGGCCGTGGTCCGGGTTCCGGCAAAGGTAAAATGGGTGGCCGTGGTATCAAAGGCCAGAAATCCCGCTCGGGTGTGGCCATCAATGGCTACGAAGGCGGTCAGATGCCATTGTACCAGCGTCTGCCAAAGCGTGGCTTCAGCAAGCCGAACCGCAAAGCATTCGCCGTTGTTAACCTGGGCCTGATCCAGAAGTTTGTCGAAGCCGGCAAGCTGGATGCTTCGGCTGCGATCACCGAAGACGCTCTGGTTGCGTCCGGTCTGGTCCGCCGCAAGCTGGACGGTATCCGCGTTCTGGCCAAAGGCGAAATCAGTGCCAAAGTGAACCTGGAAGTAACCGGTGCTTCGAAATCTGCCGTTGAGGCAGTTGAAAAAGCGGGCGGTTCACTGAAGGTCACAAAAGCTGCTGCGGCAGAGTAA
- a CDS encoding fatty acid desaturase: MTHPSHSLRDKPEKTAARDWVTTLAKYREPDELRSSFELCVSIVPFFALWALSWMSLSISYWLAFAISVLNAAFLLRLFAIQHDCGHGAFFKNRALSDWVGRGIGVLTLTPYDVWRRTHSTHHNSSGNLGKRGMGDIHTLTVAEYQAKTPMNRFWYRVYRNPITLFVFGPGYLFLFQNRLPLGLTDSVRFWVSAMATNVAILVILLTVYYFGGVMPMLLIFLPSTLIAAAAGVWLFYVQHQFEDTHWESDENWQLHEAALHGSSNYILPSVLQWFTANIGIHHVHHLYSRIPFYRLPEVLRDHDELANSNRMTIRESLANARLHLWDEQSRRLLSFAEARSLYG, translated from the coding sequence ATGACTCACCCTTCTCACTCGCTTCGGGACAAGCCGGAGAAAACCGCCGCACGTGACTGGGTCACAACTCTTGCCAAATATCGCGAACCGGACGAACTGCGCAGCTCGTTCGAGCTGTGCGTCAGCATTGTTCCATTCTTCGCGCTTTGGGCATTGTCCTGGATGTCGCTGTCGATCAGCTATTGGCTGGCCTTCGCGATTTCCGTGCTAAATGCGGCCTTTCTGCTGCGCCTGTTTGCCATCCAGCATGATTGCGGGCACGGCGCGTTCTTTAAGAACCGGGCCCTCAGTGACTGGGTCGGGCGCGGGATCGGCGTTCTGACACTGACGCCTTATGATGTCTGGCGTCGCACGCATTCCACGCATCACAACAGCTCGGGCAATCTGGGCAAGCGCGGGATGGGCGATATCCACACCCTGACTGTGGCCGAGTATCAAGCCAAAACGCCAATGAACCGGTTCTGGTATCGCGTCTATCGGAATCCGATCACCCTGTTTGTGTTTGGCCCCGGCTATCTGTTTCTGTTTCAGAACCGCCTTCCGCTGGGGCTGACCGACAGCGTCAGGTTCTGGGTCAGTGCGATGGCCACCAATGTCGCCATTCTGGTCATATTATTGACGGTCTATTATTTTGGCGGCGTGATGCCGATGCTGCTGATCTTCCTGCCCTCAACCCTGATTGCCGCAGCGGCCGGAGTATGGCTGTTCTACGTGCAGCACCAGTTCGAGGACACACATTGGGAGTCAGATGAGAACTGGCAGCTGCACGAAGCGGCACTGCACGGAAGCTCTAATTATATATTGCCGTCGGTCTTGCAGTGGTTCACCGCCAATATCGGCATCCACCACGTGCATCACCTGTACAGCCGCATTCCGTTCTATCGCCTGCCCGAAGTGCTGCGCGATCATGATGAGCTGGCCAACAGCAACCGAATGACCATCCGCGAAAGCCTCGCCAACGCGCGGCTGCATCTGTGGGATGAGCAAAGCCGCCGCCTGCTGTCCTTCGCCGAGGCGCGGTCGCTCTATGGGTGA
- the rplB gene encoding 50S ribosomal protein L2, with the protein MALKSYKPTTPGQRGLVLIDRSELWKGRPVKSLTEGLTKSGGRNNTGRITSRRRGGGAKRLYRIVDFKRNKFDVAATVERIEYDPNRTAFIALVKYEDGEQAYILAPQRLAVGDKVVASAKADIKPGNAMPFSGMPIGTIVHNIEMKPGKGGQIARAAGTYAQFVGRDGGYAQIRLSSGELRMVRQECMATVGAVSNPDNSNQNLGKAGRMRHKGVRPSVRGVAMNPIDHPHGGGEGRTSGGRTPVTPWGKDTKGKRTRNKNKASQKLIIRSRHAKKKGR; encoded by the coding sequence ATGGCACTCAAGTCGTACAAGCCGACGACGCCGGGCCAGCGCGGGCTGGTGCTGATCGACCGTTCGGAGCTTTGGAAAGGACGTCCGGTCAAGTCTCTCACTGAGGGTTTGACCAAATCGGGCGGCCGGAACAACACCGGACGGATCACTTCACGCCGCCGCGGCGGTGGCGCAAAGCGTCTCTACCGGATCGTTGACTTCAAACGGAACAAATTTGATGTCGCGGCAACCGTCGAGCGGATCGAATATGACCCGAACCGGACCGCATTCATCGCACTGGTAAAATACGAAGACGGCGAGCAGGCATATATCCTGGCTCCGCAGCGTCTGGCTGTTGGTGACAAAGTCGTGGCATCCGCCAAGGCCGACATCAAGCCGGGCAACGCAATGCCGTTCTCGGGCATGCCCATTGGTACCATTGTCCACAACATCGAGATGAAGCCTGGCAAAGGCGGTCAGATCGCACGTGCGGCTGGTACTTACGCTCAGTTCGTTGGTCGCGATGGCGGCTACGCTCAGATCCGTCTGAGCTCGGGCGAGCTGCGCATGGTCCGTCAGGAATGCATGGCCACCGTCGGTGCCGTGTCCAACCCCGACAACTCGAACCAGAACCTCGGTAAAGCCGGTCGCATGCGCCACAAAGGCGTGCGCCCGTCGGTTCGCGGTGTTGCAATGAACCCGATCGATCACCCGCACGGTGGTGGTGAAGGTCGTACCTCGGGTGGCCGTACACCGGTTACGCCGTGGGGTAAGGACACCAAGGGTAAGCGTACCCGCAACAAGAACAAAGCGTCCCAGAAGCTGATCATCCGCTCGCGGCACGCCAAGAAGAAGGGACGTTAA
- the rpsS gene encoding 30S ribosomal protein S19 encodes MSRSVWKGPFVDAYVLKKAEAARESGRNEVIKIWSRRSTILPQFVGLTFGVYNGQKHIPVNVSEDMIGQKFGEYSPTRTYYGHAADKKAKRK; translated from the coding sequence ATGTCTCGCTCTGTTTGGAAGGGTCCTTTCGTCGATGCTTACGTGCTGAAAAAAGCCGAAGCAGCGCGCGAGTCGGGCCGCAACGAAGTCATCAAAATCTGGTCGCGTCGTTCCACCATTCTGCCCCAGTTCGTGGGTCTGACCTTTGGTGTGTACAACGGCCAGAAGCACATTCCCGTCAACGTCTCGGAAGACATGATTGGTCAGAAGTTCGGTGAATACTCGCCGACCCGTACCTATTATGGCCACGCCGCAGACAAAAAAGCGAAGCGGAAGTAA
- the rplV gene encoding 50S ribosomal protein L22 encodes MGKEKNPRRVAENEAMAKTRMLRTSPQKLNLVAQMIRGKKVEKALTDLTFSNKRVAQDVKKCLQSAIANAENNHNLDVDELIVAEAWVGKNLVMKRGRPRARGRFGKIMKPFSEITIKVRQVEEQA; translated from the coding sequence ATGGGCAAGGAAAAGAACCCCCGCCGCGTGGCTGAAAACGAAGCAATGGCGAAAACGCGCATGCTTCGCACCAGCCCGCAGAAACTGAACCTGGTTGCGCAAATGATCCGCGGCAAGAAAGTTGAGAAGGCTCTGACCGACCTGACTTTCAGCAACAAGCGTGTCGCGCAGGACGTCAAGAAGTGCCTGCAGTCCGCAATCGCGAATGCCGAAAACAACCACAACCTGGACGTTGACGAGCTGATCGTCGCCGAAGCATGGGTTGGCAAGAACCTGGTCATGAAGCGCGGTCGCCCGCGTGCCCGTGGCCGTTTCGGCAAGATCATGAAGCCGTTCTCGGAGATCACCATCAAGGTGCGTCAAGTTGAGGAGCAAGCCTAA
- the rpsC gene encoding 30S ribosomal protein S3, whose product MGHKVNPIGMRLQVNRTWDSRWYADTKDYGDLLLEDIKIREFINKECKQAGVARVIIERPHKKCRVTIHTARPGVIIGKKGADIEVLRKKLAKMTDSELHLNIVEVRKPELDGQLVAESIAQQLERRVSFRRAMKRAVQNAMRMGALGIRVNVAGRLGGAEIARTEWYREGRVPLHTLRADIDYAHAEAMTPYGIIGIKVWIFKGEIMEHDPQARDRKAQELQDGPAPRGAGGRR is encoded by the coding sequence ATGGGACATAAAGTCAATCCGATCGGCATGCGCCTTCAGGTCAACCGCACCTGGGACAGCCGCTGGTACGCTGATACCAAGGACTACGGTGATCTTCTGCTCGAAGACATCAAGATCCGTGAGTTCATCAACAAAGAGTGCAAGCAGGCCGGTGTTGCACGTGTGATCATCGAACGTCCGCACAAGAAGTGCCGCGTCACGATCCACACCGCACGTCCGGGTGTCATCATCGGCAAGAAAGGTGCGGACATCGAAGTTCTGCGCAAGAAGCTGGCCAAGATGACCGACAGCGAACTGCACCTGAACATCGTCGAAGTGCGCAAGCCGGAACTCGACGGTCAACTGGTTGCCGAGTCGATCGCTCAGCAGCTGGAACGCCGTGTCTCGTTCCGCCGCGCGATGAAGCGTGCCGTTCAGAACGCCATGCGCATGGGCGCCCTGGGTATCCGGGTGAACGTCGCTGGTCGTCTGGGTGGTGCCGAAATCGCACGGACCGAGTGGTACCGCGAAGGCCGCGTGCCTCTGCACACCCTGCGTGCCGACATCGATTACGCACATGCCGAAGCGATGACTCCTTACGGGATCATCGGGATCAAGGTCTGGATCTTCAAAGGTGAGATCATGGAGCACGATCCGCAGGCACGTGACCGTAAAGCACAGGAACTCCAGGATGGTCCGGCACCTCGCGGTGCAGGCGGCCGTCGCTAA
- the rplP gene encoding 50S ribosomal protein L16: MLQPKRTKFRKMHKGRIKGEAKGGSDLNFGTYGLKALQPERVTARQIEAARRAMTRHMKRQGRVWIRIFPDTPVTAKPIEVRMGKGKGSVDRWVCKVKPGRVMFEIDGVNDDIAREALRLAAMKLPIKTRVVVREDW; this comes from the coding sequence ATGCTTCAACCAAAGCGTACAAAATTCCGCAAGATGCACAAAGGCCGGATCAAGGGTGAAGCCAAAGGCGGCTCTGATCTGAACTTTGGCACTTACGGTCTGAAAGCTCTGCAGCCTGAACGCGTCACCGCGCGTCAGATCGAAGCTGCACGTCGTGCCATGACCCGTCACATGAAACGTCAGGGTCGTGTCTGGATCCGTATCTTCCCCGACACTCCGGTCACTGCAAAGCCGATCGAAGTTCGTATGGGTAAAGGTAAGGGTTCGGTGGACCGCTGGGTTTGCAAGGTCAAGCCCGGTCGCGTGATGTTCGAGATCGACGGCGTCAATGACGACATCGCCCGCGAGGCCCTGCGCCTGGCTGCGATGAAGCTGCCGATCAAGACCCGCGTAGTGGTTCGCGAAGACTGGTAA
- a CDS encoding 2OG-Fe(II) oxygenase family protein, with product MAQIESLFVTRLYRAALSEFGPKIDAEELENSCLVIAEDDEAGQDWCEENGYSGYTSYASLTDLPWRFPIFADLVRVLDQHVAAFAKDLEFDLGEGELKLEDLWINILPEGGMHSSHLHPHSVISGTTYVAMPEGASALKLEDPRSGRMMAAPTRLKGGRRDLQPFIYMKPQVGDVLLWESWLRHEVPMNMAEDERISVSFNYKWD from the coding sequence ATGGCACAGATTGAATCACTCTTCGTTACCCGTCTCTATCGCGCAGCTTTGTCCGAGTTTGGTCCCAAAATCGACGCGGAGGAGCTTGAAAATTCTTGCCTTGTCATCGCCGAAGATGACGAGGCCGGACAGGATTGGTGCGAAGAAAACGGCTATTCCGGCTATACCAGCTATGCCTCGCTGACGGACCTGCCCTGGCGGTTCCCGATCTTTGCCGATCTGGTGAGAGTGCTGGATCAACACGTGGCGGCCTTTGCCAAGGATCTGGAGTTTGATCTCGGCGAAGGAGAGCTGAAGCTGGAGGATCTGTGGATCAACATCCTGCCCGAAGGTGGTATGCACTCCAGCCACCTGCACCCGCACAGCGTCATTTCAGGCACGACCTATGTGGCGATGCCCGAAGGGGCGAGCGCGTTGAAGCTGGAAGATCCGCGCTCGGGCCGCATGATGGCCGCGCCGACGCGTCTAAAAGGCGGACGGCGGGATTTGCAGCCGTTCATCTATATGAAGCCACAGGTAGGCGACGTCCTACTGTGGGAAAGCTGGCTGCGCCACGAAGTGCCGATGAATATGGCCGAGGACGAGCGGATCAGTGTCAGCTTCAACTACAAGTGGGATTGA
- the rpmC gene encoding 50S ribosomal protein L29, translated as MNAQELRDKTPDQLREELANLKKESFNLRFQQATGQLENTAGIKAARRNAARVKTILNEKAAAAASEE; from the coding sequence ATGAACGCCCAAGAACTGCGTGACAAGACCCCGGACCAGCTCCGCGAGGAACTGGCCAACCTGAAGAAAGAAAGCTTTAACCTGCGCTTTCAACAGGCAACCGGTCAGCTGGAAAATACAGCTGGTATCAAAGCGGCCCGCCGCAATGCTGCCCGCGTCAAAACCATTCTGAACGAAAAGGCCGCTGCCGCGGCATCGGAGGAGTAA
- the rpsQ gene encoding 30S ribosomal protein S17 — protein sequence MPKRILSGIVTSDANEQTVTVSVERRFKHPLLQKTVRKSKKYRAHDEKNAFKVGDTVRIIECAPKSKTKRWEVLEA from the coding sequence ATGCCCAAGCGTATCCTGTCCGGAATCGTAACCAGCGACGCCAATGAGCAGACCGTGACTGTTTCGGTTGAACGCCGTTTCAAGCACCCGCTGCTGCAGAAAACCGTTCGTAAGTCCAAGAAATACCGGGCTCACGACGAAAAGAACGCCTTCAAGGTCGGCGACACCGTACGCATCATCGAATGCGCGCCGAAATCGAAGACGAAACGTTGGGAAGTTCTGGAAGCGTAA
- the rplN gene encoding 50S ribosomal protein L14: MIQMQTNLDVADNSGARRVQCIKVLGGSKRKYASVGDIIVVSVKEAIPRGRVKKGDVRKAVVVRTAKEVRREDGTAIRFDRNAAVILNNNNEPVGTRIFGPVVRELRGKNFMKIISLAPEVL; this comes from the coding sequence ATGATCCAGATGCAGACCAATCTGGATGTTGCTGACAACTCCGGCGCACGCCGAGTTCAGTGCATCAAGGTCCTGGGTGGTTCCAAGCGTAAATACGCCTCCGTTGGCGACATCATTGTCGTCTCGGTGAAGGAAGCCATCCCGCGCGGCCGCGTAAAGAAAGGTGACGTCCGTAAGGCCGTCGTCGTACGCACCGCCAAAGAAGTCCGTCGCGAAGACGGCACCGCGATCCGTTTTGATCGCAACGCCGCCGTCATCCTGAACAACAACAACGAGCCAGTCGGTACCCGTATCTTTGGCCCCGTTGTTCGCGAACTGCGCGGCAAGAACTTCATGAAAATCATCTCGCTGGCTCCGGAGGTGCTGTAA
- the rplX gene encoding 50S ribosomal protein L24: MAAKLRKGDKVVVLAGKDKGKEGTISSVDPKAGKAVVDGINIAIRHTRQSQTSQGGRLPQANPIELSNLALLDKNGKATRVGFRMEGDKKVRFAKTTGDVIDA, encoded by the coding sequence ATGGCTGCTAAACTCCGCAAAGGCGACAAGGTCGTCGTGCTGGCCGGCAAGGACAAGGGAAAAGAGGGAACCATTTCCTCGGTTGACCCGAAAGCCGGTAAAGCTGTTGTCGATGGCATCAACATCGCCATCCGCCACACCCGTCAGTCGCAAACCTCACAAGGTGGTCGCCTGCCTCAGGCAAACCCGATCGAGCTGTCGAACCTGGCGCTGCTGGACAAGAACGGCAAAGCAACCCGCGTTGGCTTCCGCATGGAAGGTGACAAGAAGGTCCGCTTCGCCAAGACCACAGGGGACGTGATTGATGCTTGA
- the rplE gene encoding 50S ribosomal protein L5: MLDNATYTPRLKAQYAETIRAALKEEFGYKNDMQLPKLEKIVLNIGCGAEAVKDSKKAKAAVEDLTAIAGQQAVATKAKKSIAGFRVREDMPLGAKVTLRGDRMYEFLDRLITIALPRVRDFRGVKPSFDGRGNFAMGMKEHIVFPEIDFDKVDEVWGLDIVITTTAKTDAEAKSLLKAFNMPFNA; this comes from the coding sequence ATGCTTGATAACGCAACCTACACCCCGCGTCTGAAAGCACAGTACGCTGAAACCATCCGTGCCGCTCTGAAAGAAGAGTTCGGCTATAAGAACGACATGCAGCTGCCCAAGCTGGAAAAAATCGTTCTTAACATCGGTTGTGGTGCTGAGGCGGTCAAAGACTCGAAGAAAGCAAAAGCTGCTGTCGAAGATCTGACGGCGATTGCTGGTCAACAGGCCGTTGCAACCAAGGCGAAGAAGTCGATCGCGGGTTTCCGCGTCCGTGAAGACATGCCGCTGGGTGCGAAAGTGACCCTGCGCGGTGACCGGATGTACGAATTCCTGGATCGTCTGATCACCATCGCGCTGCCGCGCGTTCGTGACTTCCGCGGTGTTAAGCCGTCTTTCGATGGTCGTGGCAACTTTGCCATGGGCATGAAAGAGCACATCGTGTTCCCGGAAATCGACTTCGACAAAGTCGACGAAGTCTGGGGCCTGGACATCGTAATCACCACCACAGCGAAAACCGACGCTGAAGCGAAGAGCCTGTTGAAAGCATTCAACATGCCTTTCAACGCGTAA